The Epinephelus lanceolatus isolate andai-2023 chromosome 16, ASM4190304v1, whole genome shotgun sequence nucleotide sequence ACACATAGTCATATAGTCAGGCACATTCTCAATACAGGAAGACTGTACAGAGATTTTAAGTGATATATAATCTTGTACAATGTTTCACTCTTATTTCTCAACCTGTAATTGATTTTCTGTAAAGGTATACAGCAGGAaggtcaaacatacggcccgggggccagaaccggcccaaaaaagggtccaatctggcccactagatgactttgcacacctatcATTGATGCACCTGTGAAGGCTAAGAGATACCAGGTTTAAACAGTGAGTAggtacttcatgtaaaatgctgcctcagaggcttttccaccctgaccagaatacagctctctgaaataacaatgaacacttacggtggtcatatttaaagatatagaACATCGTAaaaaatatcaatcaatcaatatcaGACTTCTATCGTAAAACTATATTGGTGGtaccctgctgctgaggcactgacaGAACTTTAGACTGTAAATGGTTTATAAGATAAGGGATGACTTAACCTGTTTTTTCCATAGCTTCcacttttaaattattttttaaaaaatcacatgtaatgaaagtgagtagtagactgactgaatgtggaaaaactgagacatactgttgggtttgcacatatttttctgAGGATATCATCTGTTGTGTAAATGGATGAACGTTTTCAGAATCGACTTCTTTACACTTTAAAAGGGAAAAATTTAAAGGTGTCGTTATCTATAGGTTATTAtgtaatggttttactggtgcAGCCCACTGGAGATCAaactgggctgtatgtggcccctgaacgaaaatgagtttgacacccctggtacACAGctattcattttattcattaaaaaCCACATTACAATTTGGAGGGGGGAATTTGATTTCCATTTTAAcgcaatacattttttattagcAATGGCCAGCAAAATGTTTGTGAGCCTTATAGCATGGTTATTGTTTGAAGCTGGACTTGGTAAAGTCACCCAGTAAAGAAATCACCATGACTACTAGATAAGGTGTCACATACACCCTGCCAAACTCCTGAAGTTTAGGGCACTCCCcagtaaactgaaaaaaaatgttctgtttattaatttaatttaaataatagtGCAATAAATAGTTTTTGTTACCGCAAGCTACTGCGAGAACGTGATTTTGGGCCTTGTGATGGAGCTGTTGCAGCACATTAGGAAAATACACAGGCTGCTCCTTTAAATGGAGCATACCATTAATGACAAAAGGGGGGTGTTATTAGCAATTTCCACAACTTGATGGCATTTCACTGATATCTACTGCATAAACGAGGTAGATAATGTAATTATAAATTAcatgttattgttttatttgaatgactgaaatatttcacaaCGACACCAACCTGGAAGGTACCATTTAACATTACGTGGTCCTGGAAATCCCTGTATTTACAAACCAGCGCTGTGCCTGtatccagcagcagcacagcagggagCTAATGAGCGGAGCTAAGGAGACATCACCTGACACCGTGCAGacgttttaaaaaatattttctcgtGACATTAGACTGTGAAGTGGGTCAGACATGTCTGCGACACCGCCGAGTGACAGCCGCGGCCCAGAAGGAGACGCAAAGCAGCCTCAGACAAACGCGACAACGGAGTACTGCGCGAAGTTGCAGCAGTGGATGTGGCAGTATTACTGGGGCTATGCCCACTGGCAGAGCTGCTTGGCTCTGTCAGCCTTCCCCTTCCCTCCTCACTGCAGTTTCCCTCCGCCGGGCACGAGCGCTCAGACATCGGGTCCACCTGCATCGACATCCGGCGGTGGGCAGCAGGCTTTCGACGCCCTGAACGGGTACAGCTACCCTTACCCCCTCAGCTTCCCTGCACCCTACCCTCACCCAGGTGGTGCCCACACGGAGCAGACCTCAGCTACGGATGCCCGGCGGccaacccagcagcagcagaatggAAATCCACCTCAGGCAGGTATGGGCCAGTGTTACAGTGAGCTGCAGTAGTATCCAAAGGCCTGCACTAATGTGTGTGGGCATTATTCTGTACAAGCTGGGTCATGTGCCTGATGGGAAGCAGGGTTAAGTATAATGCCCTGTGGAAACAAGCTTAAATGCTTAGAGTCATTAGGGTCTTTTAAGTGCTTTGTTAACCTCTGATAAGTTCAGCAGACCTGCTGTAGCCAGTCAAggtaatttatttcattatttaaatTAGACAGGCTAATGCAGAAATGTGTCCCACTGGGTGCAAGAGTATTCTCAGTACACTTGTCTTTTCATGTGCTTCCCTGCAGGACGGGAGTACAccatcccctctcctctccagaGGTTCCTGGCTGAGACGGTGGACTTCTTTATCCTGTTTTGTGTGAAGGCCACCATCGTGCTGTGGATCATGCATCTGAGTGGTATGAAGTGAGTGAAGCTATTAAACAGATTCAGGCATCAGTTAATGCAAAATACAGAATTTGCATCTCCAAAAAGTCTGCATTACATTCCCCAGATGTATCCTCACACAGTCTCACACAGTCTCCtctctttaaagggacattgcCAAATTCATCACCCACTTCATCGTGGAGGAGATAGATGAGAACACGTCCATGGAGGACCTGCAGAAGATGATGGCTGTCGCTCTGGTCTACAGGGTGCTAGTGTGCATCTATGAGGTGAGTCTCTGCACTGCCTCGACAAAGGTGGTACAGATGCAACATGCAATATTTTAGCTCGTCAAGCTGTGTGGTTCGTGTTTATAACCAAAGTTGCATAATACAATGCTTGATAGTTGATTCATATTGACATATTGCTCAAAATTAATTTCACATCGATCCATTTACAACATTTAGAAACACCTTTCAAGTCTACGGGGAGGGAATGAATGAGTTAAGGGACTTCTTCCTAACACATCAGTTGTATTTgtagtgaaaataaatgatataacATTCCCCATTTCCTCCATTCACACTCAGCATGAGCCGCCTCGTTGTCACATGCTTGTGTGTAATAATAGGAGTCTGAGTTCTCCTGCAACACAACATTACTTCCCACAGAGGACACTGATGCAACGTTGCATTCATAGTTGCCGTAGATGAAGTCATGTATCGTGTCTCTTGTTTGACTTCTGCATCAGCGGTTGTTTTCCCAGGTGGGAGCCAGCCCTGGGACGCTCAGACACCTCTGCTCGCACTAATGCCATCTGGCATGTTTCCTTCTGTCTAAGCTTCTGCACTTGTTTGTGTAAAGCTGACAGTTAGTTTCTTGACTTTTAACTCCTGCTGCATGCTATAATTAATAAGTTCTGCCTTTAGCTGTTGTAATGTGCATTTTATAAGGATGGTCAGGAGCTCACAGGGTTATTACCAATGTGCATCTCACattagcaaaaaaaagaaattgcgtGCAGTATTAAACTGTGTAAATCTGTCCTTCTTGTCCAATCAGACCATCTGTATCTGGGGTGCCGGTGGTGCCACACCAGGGAAGTTCCTGCTCGGTCTGCGGGTGGTGACGTGTGACACATCCACTCTGGTGCGACCCAATCGAGTCCTCGTAGTTCCAGCATCTAATGTTTCATTCTCTGCGTGAGTAATCACACACTGGATACTTTTAAATTTGATTGTCCACGTTTGAGTCTATTCTGGTGTCTAACACTAAGTTCACACTGAATGCAGTCTCAGTCTAATCTCTTGTTACGTCTTGTTTCTTTTGTCTTAACTTTCACAGCTCTACAGTGCGAGCGCTCAACAAGAACTTCTCCATTGCCTTCCTCTTTCCCGTCTTCATCACCTTGCTCTTCTTCCAGCACAACAGGACTGTGTACGACATCGTGGCAGGGACCATTGTTGTGCAGCGCAGAGGGGGCAGATAGCCTCTCCTCAGGCGGCAGACTCTCGTATACTTGACAAGGTATAATGACAAAGCGCTGCAGGCCCACGTGTGCTAAGTGTCTTAAATTTAAACCAGCCACATCTGAACATTGCATTTGCCCATTTCTTCACTGGATCAAACAAGGACTCAAATTGCACTTTAAAACTGGATGCGTACAGTTTTAGGCCTGGGTCATTTGGAGTCAAAATAATCCAGCTTTAcatctttaatattttttttttccactgaatcAACAGATAAGCTGTCAGGAGGAAACCCTCTACAGTATTGTGATTTTTGATAATCGCAAAGTATGTTCAGCTGAAAATGGTGCTGTCCGATGTTTCTGGGATATTTTGAGACTTTTCTCATATGGTGTGAATTTTAACATGTGTGCTAtgtcataaacttttttttttggtgaagcTTATTGTCGTAATGTTTGAATCTTCTTTAAACCGGAACATGCAATCAGAGTAATTTGACACCAGCTATTATCACAGAAGAGTTTAATGCATAAAGCTGCATTTTCTTTTAAGCATTTGACTTTTCTTCCAGGTAATAATGGTGACTCAAATGTTTGGTTTGCTCATGTATTGTGTTGACATTGTGTCTCAGACTGAAGGAAATTAATGCCAGGCTTATTTGCATCTATTCTTCGTGCCTATGGATATTTTAATGAGGAAGTATTATTTCGCTATTTTAAATGTCGTCGTAATTCTTGTGACTCAGGGCAACTGTTTTGCATCACAGAACCACTGATTGTCTGAACTGCACTATGAATTCCTACTGCTCATGTCAGATGTCTACTTATGCACGATGTCAATAGCCTGTGagccagaagaaaatattggcattgtatgtttctgcaaactatggaAAAATTACATCTGTACATTTcacacatatcatatcaacgttcCTAAAGTGAagtagttctgattacatgtgtATGAGCTGACAAATGGGGATTGTCGATGGCGTGAgacctaggcaagatggctgccaagctgcagaccaccgtTTGAAACCAAGAAATAatgaaaccttttttttgttgttgttgtttttagtgagacattgtggtatttccagctgtgactgtggcaccaaactgggtattttaggctaaaactttttctttttctcaccataaccaagtggtttttgtgcccaaacaCAGTTTCAACATACTTGTtgtataataacatacaaaggttacacatctgtggtttgcagaaatgtacaatgccaacatttatcctGGCGACTGATGTAAAACTCCTCTGGTATCAAAGATAAttaatgatttattaaaatgtgacAATGTTGGCTTAGCATTCCAGTTTAAAGTTAACTTAAATCCACAGCATGGCGACTTATTTACCATACTAATACATGCAAAATATTAAGGCCATATTGTCTCAAATATACATACCTTCACATTTGAAAGACAAACTTATTCAAATATTTTGATACAACTAACCATTTTGCACATGATATCTCAATTTACAAGACGCATTCTGACAAAACCAAGATAAAACAACTGCCTGCTGATCTAGCACTTACAAAATAACACTGATTACCACTCAAGAGGTAGCTGTTGAAAACTGAATAAAAGATCCCAAATAAGTTTCTTCTTTAAGACTTTCATTTAACGACTTTTGTCCCCTTGCTTAAGTGAAAATGTAATTGGTGTCCTTAATTGGTCCAAAGGGGGTGCTGCCTCATTAAAGGGGGAACATGTTTCTTAGCAACCTTCATCTGTGCAGCTCTTAATGGTGCACAGAGGAAATGTTTGAATGTAGCATGGAACTTACGAGTGTTGGAGAGGAGCATGCAAAGTGTTTGAGTGTCGTAATGCAGTGTCTTGTGAGGACTGAAAAGGGTGTTGTGTTACTAACAGGAAAAAGTTTCAGAGGTCAAACAGTAAAAAAGGGCTGATTTAGCAAAAAACT carries:
- the fam8a1a gene encoding protein FAM8A1, whose translation is MSATPPSDSRGPEGDAKQPQTNATTEYCAKLQQWMWQYYWGYAHWQSCLALSAFPFPPHCSFPPPGTSAQTSGPPASTSGGGQQAFDALNGYSYPYPLSFPAPYPHPGGAHTEQTSATDARRPTQQQQNGNPPQAGREYTIPSPLQRFLAETVDFFILFCVKATIVLWIMHLSGMKDIAKFITHFIVEEIDENTSMEDLQKMMAVALVYRVLVCIYETICIWGAGGATPGKFLLGLRVVTCDTSTLVRPNRVLVVPASNVSFSASTVRALNKNFSIAFLFPVFITLLFFQHNRTVYDIVAGTIVVQRRGGR